The proteins below are encoded in one region of Streptomyces sp. NBC_00490:
- a CDS encoding TIGR03936 family radical SAM-associated protein — protein MQRIRLRYTKRGRLRFTSHRDFQRAFERALRRAEVPMAYSAGFTPHPKVSYANAAPTGTGSEAEYLEIALTQARDPEKLRILLDESMPTGLDIIDAVEARTSGLADRLTASVWELRLDGVDPADAERAVAAFTAAESVEVQRKTKNGIRTFDARSAVVQLETHGPQADRPTDQPCAILRLVVRHVTPAVRPDDALSGLRAVADLAPPVPAAVTRLAQGLFDEETGTVTDPLAPDREAAEAPTTAAAAAKAPA, from the coding sequence GTGCAGCGCATCCGACTGCGCTACACCAAGCGCGGCCGCCTCCGGTTCACCAGCCACCGTGACTTCCAGCGCGCCTTCGAGCGTGCGTTGCGCCGTGCCGAGGTGCCGATGGCGTACTCGGCGGGGTTCACGCCGCATCCGAAGGTGTCGTACGCCAATGCCGCACCCACCGGCACGGGCAGTGAGGCGGAGTATCTGGAGATCGCCCTCACCCAGGCGCGGGACCCCGAGAAGCTCAGGATCCTGCTCGACGAGTCGATGCCCACCGGCCTCGACATCATCGACGCGGTCGAGGCCCGCACCTCCGGGCTCGCCGACCGGCTCACGGCCTCGGTGTGGGAGCTGCGGCTCGACGGAGTGGACCCGGCCGACGCCGAGCGCGCGGTCGCGGCCTTCACCGCCGCCGAGTCCGTAGAGGTCCAGCGCAAGACCAAGAACGGCATCCGTACCTTCGACGCCCGTTCCGCAGTCGTACAGCTCGAGACGCACGGTCCACAGGCTGATAGGCCGACCGACCAGCCTTGTGCGATACTGCGGCTGGTTGTTCGGCACGTGACGCCTGCCGTTCGACCCGACGACGCCCTGTCCGGTCTCCGCGCCGTGGCCGACCTGGCGCCGCCGGTCCCCGCTGCGGTGACCAGGCTGGCGCAGGGGCTGTTCGATGAAGAGACCGGCACGGTGACCGACCCGCTCGCGCCCGACCGCGAGGCAGCTGAGGCCCCCACAACGGCCGCTGCCGCCGCGAAGGCGCCGGCGTAG